A DNA window from Arachis duranensis cultivar V14167 chromosome 3, aradu.V14167.gnm2.J7QH, whole genome shotgun sequence contains the following coding sequences:
- the LOC107478025 gene encoding RNA polymerase sigma factor sigB, whose translation MSNPCCPRIDVAVQDQHAPNPACSGRLSGIPVTDPSPLSRSQGNTAAMSGAGFAMIEGTRRHRPLPFTVAALSSIVAAPSTRNFASICSPFAEAPSSATPPLFSSAASSVPGKTTACEFRCGGFGGGRVAFTSAGSWFASSTFSVATAPSSAPLLAVSFPSPLPRVVPFTARPSTSSLSIAIAAKFKSTLSTESLLTSEEAVIAAAAYEAVALAKAAVKVAKDAALLVKKKPSAEPAFRSHVSSKSDNLLLKWVQRMETGDDIARRPIDSGAQTVEDVNIVDSDEESDNVEPTYEELELLQEQLSDSIAVRSRRQIERKARRERVAEKTATNIVSFKSGSPSRRKRVPVQEVDYSDPLRYLRTTTSTTRLLTSTEEVQLSEGIQDLLKLEKLREEVAERCGGQPTFAQWAAVAGVDQKTLRKRLNHGKFCKDKMIKSNIRLVISIAKNYQGAGMNLEDLVQEGCRGLVRGAEKFDASKGFKFSTYAHWWIKQAVRKSLSDQSRTIRLPFHMVEATYRVKEARKQFFSENGRNPNDEEVAAATGLSMKRLGAVLLTPKAPRSLEQKIGINQNLKPSEVIAHPDAETAEEQLIKQMMKKDLEMVLESLNPREQQVIRWRFGMDDGRMKTLQEIGEMMGVSRERVRQIESVAFRKLRNKKRTKHFQQYLVSS comes from the exons ATGTCCAACCCTTGCTGCCCTAGGATTGATGTTGCCGTCCAAGACCAGCACGCCCCCAACCCTGCGTGCAGCGGCCGCCTTTCGGGCATACCCGTCACAGACCCGAGTCCACTTTCACGGTCCCAAGGAAATACGGCGGCCATGAGTGGTGCTGGCTTCGCCATGATTGAGGGAACTCGACGGCACAGACCCCTGCCTTTTACCGTCGCCGCTCTGTCTTCCATCGTCGCTGCTCCGTCAACCCGGAACTTCGCGAGCATTTGCTCTCCCTTCGCGGAGGCGCCGTCCTCGGCGACGCCTCCCCTGTTTAGCTCTGCAGCGTCGTCGGTGCCGGGCAAGACCACCGCGTGCGAGTTCAGATGCGGTGGCTTTGGTGGTGGTCGCGTCGCCTTCACCTCTGCCGGTTCTTGGTTTGCGTCCTCCACCTTCTCCGTCGCGACGGCGCCGTCTTCGGCGCCGCTTCTGGCAGTGAGTTTCCCGTCTCCGTTGCCCAGAGTGGTGCCATTCACTGCTCGTCCATCAACATCGTCACTGTCAATCGCGATCGCG GCGAAGTTTAAATCAACCTTATCTACAGAATCACTTCTTACTAGTGAAGAGGCTGTAATAGCTGCTGCTGCTTATGAAGCTGTTGCTCTTGCTAAAGCTGCTGTGAAGGTTGCAAAGGATGCAGCCCTGCTAGTTAAAAAGAAACCCTCGGCAGAACCAGCATTTAGATCGCATGTATCTTCCAAATCTGATAATTTACTTCTGAAGTGGGTTCAACGTATGGAAACAGGAGATGACATAGCAAGACGTCCCATTGACTCTGGAGCACAAACAGTGGAAGATGTAAACATAGTGGATAGTGATGAGGAGTCTGATAATGTGGAGCCTACCTATGAGGaacttgagcttctgcaggaaCAGCTTTCAGATAGTATAGCCGTAAGATCTAGGCgccaaatagaaagaaaagctagaagagagagggtggcaGAGAAGACTGCCACAAATATTGTTTCTTTCAAGTCTGGTTCCCCCAGCAGGAGAAAGCGTGTTCCCGTTCAAGAAGTAGACTATTCCGATCCACTTCGTTACTTGAGAACAACAACCAGCACTACTAGGCTTCTTACATCAACTGAAGAAGTTCAACTGTCTGAAGGAATTCAG GACCTACTAAAGCTTGAAAAGCTCCGGGAGGAAGTTGCAGAAAGATGTGGTGGGCAACCCACATTTGCTCAATGGGCTGCAGTAGCTGGAGTAGATCAGAAGACCCTGAGGAAACGTCTTAATCATGGGAAATTTTGCAAAGACAAAATGATTAAAAGCAATATACGGCTTGTGATATCAATTGCTAAGAATTATCAAGGAGCTGGGATGAACCTGGAGGATCTTGTCCAG GAAGGATGCCGAGGCCTTGTGAGAGGTGCAGAGAAGTTTGACGCTTCCAAGGGTTTTAAGTTCTCCACATATGCTCATTGGTGGATTAAACAGGCAGTTCGAAAGTCGCTTTCTGATCAGTCAAGGACCATTCGCCTACCT TTCCACATGGTGGAGGCAACTTACAGAGTGAAAGAGGCAAGAAAACAATTTTTTAGTGAAAATGGAAGAAACCCCAATGATGAAGAAGTTGCTGCAGCAACTGGACTGTCAATGAAGAGGCTTGGTGCTGTACTCTTGACCCCAAAAGCTCCCAGATCTCTAGAGCAGAAGATTGGGATCAACCAGAATTTGAAGCCTTCG GAAGTGATCGCTCATCCTGATGCTGAAACAGCTGAGGAACAGCTCATCAAACAAATGATGAAGAAGGACCTCGAGATGGTGCTGGAAAGTCTTAATCCCAGAGAGCAACAGGTCATAAGATGGAGATTTGGTATGGATGATGGAAGGATGAAGACATTGCAAGAGATAGGGGAAATGATGGGCGTGAGTAGGGAGAGAGTCAGGCAAATTGAGTCTGTTGCTTTTAGGAAACTTAGGAACAAGAAGAGGACCAAGCATTTCCAGCAGTATTTGGTTTCATCATAA
- the LOC107478159 gene encoding phospholipase A1-IIdelta: protein MKGWLTIYTSEDPKSPFTKLSARTQVLTKVKALLKLYKDENPSVVLVGHSLGASLSIVSAFDLVENGITDVPVAAFVFGRLLGYEYTGVELEIDTRKSPNLKDSKNPSDWHNLQAMLHVVAGWNGKHGEFKLRVKRSLALVNKSCEFLKDEYRVPGLWWVEKNKGMVKRYDGEWVLDAPEAEDIPVPEDYD from the exons ATGAAGGGTTGGCTAACAATCTACACCTCCGAAGATCCAAAATCTCCATTCACAAAACTAAGCGCAAGGACACAAGTCTTAACCAAAGTGAAAGCCCTGTTGAAACTCTACAAAGACGAGAACCCTAGCGTGGTCCTGGTAGGGCACAGCCTAGGTGCATCCTTGTCCATCGTGAGCGCTTTCGACCTCGTTGAAAACGGCATCACCGACGTCCCCGTCGCCGCTTTCGTTTTTG GGAGGCTGCTAGGGTACGAATATACCGGCGTGGAGCTCGAGATCGATACGCGAAAATCGCCGAATCTGAAGGACTCGAAGAACCCTAGCGACTGGCATAACCTGCAGGCAATGCTGCATGTGGTGGCGGGGTGGAATGGGAAGCATGGTGAGTTTAAGTTGAGAGTGAAGAGAAGCTTGGCTCTTGTGAACAAGTCTTGTGAGTTTTTGAAGGATGAGTACCGCGTGCCTGGGTTATGGTGGGTTGAGAAGAATAAAGGGATGGTGAAAAGGTACGATGGTGAGTGGGTCCTGGATGCCCCAGAAGCGGAGGACATACCTGTGCCTGAAGATTATGATTGA
- the LOC107478158 gene encoding uncharacterized protein LOC107478158, protein MASEESFVVLVHHRGSIKRKTRSGVKFTDKDPLCIVVTPTTSFDDLVRSVLMKLGLEGAKRVKKFFYRIPITVLQDTMKYDCFTISSDEDLQVMFLCRRQFLEVRTPELLAKLVDVVSSSGGSNRNTTTLATAAGSSSRPTVGSSSVPVYQPVVQPVASPSFAVDLNDSVGDEVGSRENPPNPLLGVAPLGVGDGLLGDVEEDDVEPDMIDDDSGDDIEASEPALAVCGSSSGTQQYPPHFSSLDLDAMRQEGVSRHSVGFGARDAEGTAGLTEFQVGQQFQDKEEALLSVKTYSIRRGVQYKVVESDYRRYVGKCSEFGNGCTWLIRLSLRQRKGIWEVKRYNGPHTCLATSISSDHRSLDYHVISTFIMPMVRADASVSIKVLLNATAAHFGFRPTYRRVWMAKQKAVALIYGDWDESYNKLPRWVLGVQLTMPGTVAVLRTSTVRVGGQVDESQTYFHRLFRTFPPCIEAFRHCKPLVSIDGTHLYGKYGGTLLIAIAQDGNSNILPVAFALVEGENAGSWAFFLSHLRQHVTPQPGLLVISDKHNGIKAALEAPDGGWLPPSAYRAFCIRHVAANFALTFKGKDARRLLVNTAYAKTEVDLITGLIFCGLKTRQCVSGRTGLIIPCGLSIVTRGGDSVT, encoded by the coding sequence atggctagtgaggagagttttgtTGTTTTGGTTCACCACAGAGGATCCATTAAGAGGAAAACCCGTAGTGGAGTAAAGTTCACAGATAAGGATCCTCTCTGTATTGTCGTTACTCCTACGACGAGCTTTGATGACCTTGTTAGATCTGTACTGATGAAGCTCGGTCTAGAAGGTGCGAAGCGGGTTAAGAAGTTTTTCTATCGCATTCCAATCACGGTGCTCCAGGATACCATGAAGTATGATTGTTTCACGATTAGTAGCGATGAGGACTTGCAAGTAATGTTTCTTTGTCGGCGGCAGTTTCTGGAGGTGAGGACACCAGAGTTGTTGGCAAAGCTGGTTGATGTGGTATCCAGCTCAGGGGGTTCGAACCGGAATACCACCACTTTAGCGACGGCAGCCGGTTCTAGTTCTCGGCCTACCGTTGGTTCTTCCTCCGTCCCTGTGTACCAGCCAGTGGTCCAACCTGTCGCCTCCCCGTCTTTTGCTGTTGATCTCAACGACAGCGTAGGCGACGAGGTAGGTTCAAGGGAAAATCCGCCGAACCCTTTACTGGGCGTTGCACCGCTTGGCGTTGGAGACGGATTGTTGGGTGATGTAGAGGAGGATGACGTCGAGCCGGATATGATTGACGATGACAGCGGCGATGATATTGAAGCGAGTGAGCCTGCATTGGCGGTATGTGGTTCTAGCTCTGGCACACAGCAGTATCCACCTCATTTTTCCTCTTTGGACTTGGATGCCATGAGGCAGGAGGGAGTTTCTAGGCACTCTGTTGGATTCGGAGCTAGAGATGCGGAAGGGACTGCTGGTCTGACAGAGTTCCAGGTTGGTCAGCAATTTCAGGATAAAGAAGAGGCCCTGTTAAGTGTGAAGACTTACAGCATCCGGCGAGGGGTACAGTACAAGGTAGTCGAGTCTGATTATCGCCGGTATGTGGGCAAGTGTTCTGAGTTTgggaatgggtgcacatggttgattcgACTGAGTCTCCGGCAGCGCAAGGGCATTTGGGAGGTCAAACGATACAATGGACCTCACACTTGTCTTGCCACCTCCATCTCGAGTGACCATAGGAGTTTGGATTATCATGTGATATCGACGTTCATTATGCCAATGGTTAGGGCTGATGCATCCGTCAGCATCAAGGTGCTCCTGAATGCCACGGCAGCACACTTTGGGTTTAGGCCGACTTACAGGAGGGTCTGGATGGCTAAGCAGAAGGCTGTTGCCCTCATCTACGGTGACTGGGATGAGTCATACAACAAGCTGCCCAGGTGGGTGTTGGGAGTCCAGTTGACGATGCCTGGTACTGTTGCAGTCCTAAGGACTAGCACCGTTCGAGTTGGAGGACAGGTAGACGAGTCTCAAACTTATTTTCACAGACTTTTCCGGACGTTTCCACCGTGCATCGAGGCATTCCGTCATTGCAAGCCGCTAGTCAGCATTGACGGCACCCATCTGTATGGCAAGTACGGAGGAACGTTGCTCATCGCAATTGCACAGGACGGGAACTCGAACATTCTACCTGTTGCATTCGCACTAGTAGAGGGTGAGAATGCTGGGTCTTGGGCATTCTTTCTCTCCCACCTTCGTCAGCACGTGACACCGCAGCCGGGTCTGCTGGTTATATCGGACAAGCATAACGGCATCAAGGCTGCGCTTGAGGCTCCTGACGGAGGTTGGTTACCTCCATCTGCATACCGTGCATTCTGCATTCGACACGTAGCTGCTAACTTTGCCCTTACCTTCAAGGGTAAAGACGCACGTAGGCTTCTTGTGAATACGGCGTATGCCAAGACCGAGGTTGATTTGATTACTGGTTTGATATTCTGCGGTCTGAAGACCCGGCAATGTGTGAGTGGGCGAACCGGATTGATTATTCCTTGTGGACTCAGCATCGTGACGAGGGGCGGAGATTCGGTCACATGA